A single genomic interval of Corallococcus caeni harbors:
- a CDS encoding bestrophin family protein, producing the protein MIVRPRPGFFKLLFVVRGTILPRVLPHVLGVAALASLVVLTLKQGYLRLPVTSPAPLSLLGIALSIFLGFRNNACYDRWWEGRKQWGALIIEVRAFAHAAIALLDDGRAELPLTGRQAARRLVHRTIAFPYALAAHLRGHDAGEDIGRYVQESERSRILSSGNRPNALLREHQLELARLLREGRLSDITWGALNERVHAMMSVFTACERIRLTPLPFAYTVLLHRTAYLFCLMLPFGLAESMGWFTPVLTAMIAYTFFGLDLLSEELEEPFGQAPNDLPLLAMARTAEINLLEALGEPQPEPLRPKDFILP; encoded by the coding sequence GTGATCGTCCGTCCCCGTCCTGGCTTCTTCAAGCTCCTCTTCGTCGTGCGCGGCACCATCCTGCCGCGCGTCCTGCCTCACGTGCTGGGCGTCGCGGCGCTCGCGTCCCTCGTCGTCCTGACGCTCAAGCAGGGCTACCTGCGGCTCCCCGTGACGTCGCCGGCGCCCCTGTCGCTGCTCGGCATCGCGCTCTCCATCTTCCTCGGGTTCCGCAACAACGCCTGCTACGACCGCTGGTGGGAGGGCCGGAAGCAGTGGGGCGCGCTCATCATCGAGGTGCGCGCCTTCGCCCACGCGGCCATCGCGCTCCTGGACGACGGACGCGCCGAGCTGCCCCTCACCGGGCGACAGGCGGCCCGGCGGCTGGTGCACCGCACCATCGCCTTCCCCTACGCACTCGCCGCGCACCTCCGGGGGCACGACGCTGGTGAGGACATTGGCCGCTATGTCCAGGAGTCGGAGCGCTCACGCATCTTGAGCAGCGGAAACCGCCCGAATGCCCTCCTGCGCGAGCACCAGCTGGAGCTGGCCCGCCTGCTCCGGGAGGGCCGGCTCAGCGACATCACCTGGGGTGCCCTGAACGAACGGGTGCACGCCATGATGAGTGTCTTCACCGCCTGCGAGCGCATCCGCCTCACGCCCCTGCCCTTCGCATACACGGTGCTCCTGCACCGCACCGCGTACCTCTTCTGTCTCATGCTTCCCTTCGGGCTCGCGGAGTCCATGGGCTGGTTCACGCCCGTGCTCACGGCAATGATTGCCTACACCTTCTTCGGCCTGGACCTCTTGAGCGAAGAGCTGGAGGAGCCCTTCGGACAGGCTCCCAATGACCTGCCGCTGCTCGCGATGGCCCGCACGGCGGAGATCAACCTGCTGGAAGCGCTGGGAGAGCCCCAGCCGGAGCCGCTGCGCCCCAAGGACTTCATCCTCCCGTAG
- a CDS encoding endonuclease/exonuclease/phosphatase family protein has product MFKLVSSAVLSLLLSLGLLPSTSPEEATALAVTTTTVATHNTWHGQADMTPLADVIGWQEVDTAEGHNKLGALENYNHFRPGEDRLDARNSIAISWRKNKFEKTGDGSRLTHGGEAGVTPARFVNWVVLKNLTTGAKLAFINTHYISGAWNGEHPERQERWRTHNAVVREVVAELLGRGLPVVLVGDFNRALSQDIPGMNHLRTAGVDGVPIDQIYVKVGIGTGPAQRLAKDGSDHFAYTATVEY; this is encoded by the coding sequence ATGTTCAAGCTCGTGTCCTCCGCTGTTCTCAGCCTGCTGCTCTCCCTGGGGCTGCTGCCCTCCACGTCTCCGGAGGAGGCAACGGCGCTCGCCGTCACGACGACCACGGTCGCGACGCACAACACGTGGCACGGGCAGGCGGACATGACGCCGCTCGCGGACGTCATCGGCTGGCAGGAGGTGGACACCGCGGAGGGGCACAACAAGCTGGGGGCGCTGGAGAACTACAACCACTTCCGGCCCGGCGAGGACCGCCTGGACGCGCGCAACTCCATCGCCATCTCCTGGCGCAAGAACAAGTTCGAGAAGACCGGTGACGGTTCGCGCCTCACGCACGGCGGTGAGGCCGGCGTGACGCCTGCTCGCTTCGTGAACTGGGTCGTGCTGAAGAACCTCACGACCGGCGCGAAGCTGGCCTTCATCAACACCCACTACATCTCCGGCGCCTGGAACGGCGAGCACCCCGAGCGCCAGGAGCGCTGGCGGACGCACAACGCCGTGGTGCGCGAGGTGGTCGCGGAGCTGCTCGGCCGGGGGCTGCCCGTCGTCCTGGTGGGTGACTTCAACCGCGCGCTGTCGCAGGACATCCCCGGGATGAACCACCTGCGCACGGCGGGCGTGGATGGCGTGCCCATCGATCAGATCTACGTCAAGGTGGGCATCGGCACCGGCCCCGCCCAGCGCCTGGCGAAGGACGGCTCCGACCACTTCGCCTACACCGCGACCGTCGAGTACTGA
- a CDS encoding sigma 54-interacting transcriptional regulator, with translation MPRPGARDPQAPVATADVSTAAESMPRGQRSAARPIPALTLVSHPTAARIGERLLLQGLLAGREVALSRNAPDFTRPGEPLGLPLGDPFLSRKPVLFVPVGEGVRVVPGDEGRCTCAGEPLHGGREFGPEELARGVPLEFSGRTVLLLHLAPPPEAHAPASLGMVGQSAALHGLRRHIERVADVDVPVLIRGETGAGKELVAQALHARSRRGGPFISVNLGAIPKELAAAELFGSVRGAFTGAQRDREGFFRAAQGGTLFLDEVGEASPEVQVMLLRVLETGEMYPVGASRPVATDVRLVAATDADLEAQIADGRFRAPLLHRLAGYELRIPPLRERREDIGPLFLHFARQELEALGEAHLLTPSDPYAPPWVPAALAVRLLLYPWPGNIRQLRNVAKQLVIGSRGQSFLELDARLAQELRLPQTAPHRTPLPGAPAPTPAPAPEPEAAARRKSTEVGEEELLAALRAHDWDVKKAAHHLGVARSSIYDLIERSSSIRLAGDLSVEELTLCFHACGGNLDEMVRRLEVSKRALNRRVKELGLVPKDA, from the coding sequence ATGCCTCGTCCCGGTGCTCGCGATCCCCAGGCCCCCGTCGCCACGGCGGATGTCTCCACGGCCGCCGAATCGATGCCGCGGGGACAGCGCTCCGCCGCGCGCCCCATCCCGGCGTTGACGCTCGTCTCGCATCCCACGGCCGCGCGCATCGGGGAGCGGCTGTTGCTCCAGGGCCTCCTCGCCGGGAGGGAGGTCGCGCTCTCGCGCAATGCCCCGGACTTCACCCGCCCGGGTGAGCCGCTGGGGCTGCCGCTGGGCGACCCCTTCCTGAGCCGCAAGCCCGTCCTGTTCGTGCCGGTGGGAGAAGGCGTCCGCGTCGTCCCGGGAGACGAAGGCCGCTGCACCTGCGCGGGCGAGCCGCTCCACGGCGGCCGCGAGTTCGGCCCCGAGGAGCTCGCGCGGGGCGTCCCGCTCGAGTTCTCCGGGCGCACCGTGCTGCTGCTGCACCTGGCCCCGCCGCCCGAAGCGCACGCCCCCGCCTCCCTGGGCATGGTGGGACAGAGCGCGGCCCTCCATGGCCTGCGCCGGCACATCGAGCGCGTGGCCGACGTGGACGTGCCCGTGCTCATCCGCGGCGAGACGGGGGCGGGCAAGGAGCTGGTCGCCCAGGCCCTCCATGCGCGGAGCCGGCGCGGCGGCCCGTTCATCAGCGTCAACCTGGGCGCCATCCCCAAGGAGCTGGCCGCCGCGGAGCTCTTCGGCAGCGTCCGGGGCGCCTTCACCGGCGCCCAGCGCGACCGCGAGGGCTTCTTCCGCGCCGCCCAGGGAGGCACCCTCTTCCTCGACGAGGTGGGCGAGGCGTCCCCGGAGGTGCAGGTCATGCTCCTCCGGGTGCTGGAGACCGGGGAGATGTACCCGGTGGGGGCCAGCCGGCCCGTGGCCACGGACGTCCGCCTGGTGGCCGCCACGGACGCGGACCTGGAAGCGCAGATCGCCGACGGCCGTTTCCGGGCCCCGCTCCTCCACCGGCTGGCCGGCTACGAGCTCCGGATCCCGCCCCTGCGCGAGCGCCGGGAGGACATCGGCCCGCTGTTCCTCCACTTCGCCCGCCAGGAGCTGGAGGCGCTGGGAGAGGCCCACCTCCTCACCCCGAGCGACCCCTACGCCCCGCCCTGGGTGCCGGCGGCGCTGGCGGTGCGCCTGCTGCTGTATCCCTGGCCGGGGAACATCCGCCAGCTGCGCAACGTGGCCAAGCAGCTCGTCATCGGCAGCCGGGGCCAGTCCTTCCTGGAGCTGGACGCGCGCCTCGCCCAGGAGCTGCGGCTTCCTCAAACCGCCCCGCACCGGACGCCCCTACCCGGAGCCCCCGCTCCCACTCCCGCTCCTGCTCCAGAGCCCGAGGCCGCGGCGCGCCGCAAGTCCACGGAGGTGGGCGAGGAGGAGCTGCTCGCGGCCCTGCGCGCGCACGACTGGGACGTCAAGAAGGCCGCCCACCACCTGGGCGTCGCCCGCTCCTCCATCTACGACCTCATCGAGCGCAGCTCCAGCATCCGCCTGGCCGGCGACCTGAGCGTGGAGGAGCTCACCCTCTGCTTCCACGCATGCGGGGGCAACCTGGATGAGATGGTGCGGCGCCTGGAGGTCTCCAAACGGGCCTTGAACCGGCGCGTCAAGGAGCTGGGGCTGGTCCCGAAGGACGCCTGA
- a CDS encoding TIGR03118 family protein, which produces MRTTSIRELGLRCGGYVVGLSLAVVGLPGVAIAQAPDTLPNSYVQRNLVSNGATAAEHADPNLVNSWGLAFNPFGVAWVADNGTGVSTLYDGDGNAQSLVVTIPVPTGAMAPASPTGVVFNGSEGFVVSQGSASGPARFIFVTEQGAVAGWSPSAAASNAILTVDNSGKGAIYKGAALASNGTATYLYATDFHNGRVDVFDNKFAPATLSGNFTDPNLPAGFAPFGIQNIHGDLYVSYAQQDENREDDVHGPGLGYVNVFDANGRLIRRLISAGNLNAPWGMAVAPASFGRFAGRLLVGNFGDGTLNAYDVATGAFDAQLQGTDGKPVMIDGLWALGFGNGVQNQPSNTLFFTAGPADESQGLYGRLDVATTGATRVPFRPMR; this is translated from the coding sequence ATGAGAACAACGTCGATTCGTGAACTGGGGCTGCGGTGTGGCGGATATGTGGTCGGGCTGTCGCTTGCCGTGGTGGGGTTGCCTGGAGTGGCCATCGCCCAGGCGCCTGACACGCTTCCCAATTCCTATGTCCAGCGGAACCTGGTCTCCAACGGGGCCACGGCCGCGGAGCATGCGGATCCCAACCTGGTCAACAGCTGGGGGCTTGCCTTCAACCCGTTTGGCGTCGCCTGGGTGGCCGACAACGGGACGGGGGTTTCAACGCTCTACGACGGGGATGGGAACGCGCAGTCGCTCGTGGTCACCATCCCGGTGCCCACGGGAGCCATGGCTCCCGCGAGCCCCACCGGCGTCGTGTTCAATGGCTCCGAGGGCTTCGTGGTCTCCCAGGGCAGCGCCAGTGGCCCTGCTCGCTTCATCTTCGTCACGGAGCAGGGCGCGGTGGCCGGCTGGTCTCCCAGCGCCGCCGCATCCAACGCCATCCTCACGGTGGACAACTCCGGCAAGGGCGCGATCTACAAAGGGGCCGCCCTGGCGAGCAACGGCACCGCCACCTACCTCTACGCGACCGACTTCCACAACGGGCGGGTGGATGTCTTCGACAACAAGTTCGCGCCCGCCACGCTCAGTGGGAACTTCACGGACCCGAACCTGCCTGCCGGCTTCGCGCCGTTCGGCATCCAGAACATCCACGGCGACCTCTACGTGAGCTATGCGCAGCAGGATGAGAACCGCGAGGACGACGTGCACGGCCCGGGCCTGGGCTACGTCAACGTCTTCGATGCGAACGGGCGGTTGATCCGTCGGCTGATTTCCGCGGGCAACCTGAACGCTCCGTGGGGGATGGCCGTGGCGCCCGCCAGCTTCGGGCGGTTCGCGGGGCGGCTGCTGGTGGGGAACTTCGGCGACGGCACCCTCAACGCCTATGATGTCGCGACGGGAGCCTTCGATGCCCAGCTTCAGGGCACCGACGGGAAGCCGGTCATGATTGACGGCCTGTGGGCGCTCGGCTTCGGCAATGGCGTTCAGAACCAGCCCAGCAACACGCTGTTCTTCACCGCGGGTCCGGCGGATGAGTCCCAGGGCCTCTACGGCCGCCTCGACGTGGCCACCACGGGCGCGACCCGCGTCCCGTTCCGTCCCATGCGCTGA
- a CDS encoding protein kinase domain-containing protein has product MTRDDEKEIWLAIDEGLLPREHAEALLEEARRRQRRPLELLRERGVVSEETLQSLLKDGATPAGPQPMGGSPEDETASLDGPPGLRALAPRQASAPAFPVPGWERYQSVRFLGQGGMGRVFLAVDPRLRRHVALKFVRDDDEALTRRFLSEARAQAKVRHERVCQVYEVGHVDGKVFIAMQYIDGQPLSALVGSLTVEQKALVMREAALGVHEAHRVGLIHRDIKPSNIMVERAEDGPPRPYVMDFGLARDWNESVTATGAVLGTPHYMAPEQARGEVSRLDRRADVYSLGASLYFLLTGQVPIPGANGLEVLNNIPTTEPRPPRLLEPGLPPDLEAVTLKCLEKDRSARYDSARALAEDLERFLSGEPVLARTGYGYALRKRLRKHRLLASVSAAALVAVSVALGWGALERREAAERERIAQRFTELVEHLEAMVRYSALSRLHDTREDRKALQARMAELEAEIARAGPRALGPGHYALGRGHLALGDEPRARELLESAWRHGFHEPRAAYALALVTGRQYQQQLLEAQRIRDPRLREASTRDAERLYRDPALAWLKQSEGAQVPSVEYVAALVAFYEGRFDEALALLEGARLRLPWFHELPMLRGDLLEARAFKRWNGGDPEGARTDFEAGRKAYAAAAAAAESEPAVYRSLARLESDAMVMELYGKGDVMPPYQRALDALSRCLTVVPEDAACLVRMTRVHHRLAEHLLTRGEDGTEPLAKAMDTAQRARTVEPTRSEATLYLARSVWLQARYRIEKGEDPRELLAKSAALFESIPAADRDRGFHGDYGLVFKTWADYEDQVGADSQGSRDKAIRAYEAAIALDDRIPEDWINLGSALFTRASLPHNAEADADLEKALHALEKARALNPEHMVPYFYAGEVHAQRARRRRNRGEDPRPELALALEQYRRGIAINPRIPNLHNGVGGVLMLRADDAWNRGADPLPVLDEARAAYAQAMAVAPGQGFAYANLGSMLVRRCTYMLARGEDPRPSGREAEQPLRQGLERMPGAAWLRGLLGTVYVIQARFELDHGRDPGAELTRALKELRAALEKNPQDAEMWLQLGKAKAIEVRWNEQRGALRAGALEEVATSFEKAITLSPDEPEYRLEAGLFYRHQAERKPREGGEAGPWLQRGLELAEQALKARPDWPVAQALRASLRLEWADTASAGESEHWRRLALEELAQALQRNPNLDYEWGGVLTAARRPGVGP; this is encoded by the coding sequence ATGACCCGCGATGATGAGAAGGAAATCTGGCTCGCCATCGACGAGGGCCTCCTGCCGCGAGAACACGCGGAGGCCCTGCTGGAGGAGGCCCGGCGGCGCCAACGCCGCCCGCTGGAGCTGCTGCGCGAGCGGGGCGTGGTGTCCGAGGAGACGCTCCAGTCACTGCTGAAGGACGGCGCCACCCCGGCAGGGCCCCAGCCCATGGGGGGCTCCCCTGAAGACGAGACCGCCAGCCTCGACGGGCCCCCGGGCCTCCGGGCCCTGGCGCCGCGACAGGCCAGCGCCCCGGCCTTCCCCGTCCCGGGGTGGGAGCGCTACCAGTCCGTGCGGTTCCTGGGACAGGGCGGCATGGGGCGCGTGTTCCTGGCGGTGGATCCCCGGCTGCGCCGCCACGTGGCCCTCAAGTTCGTCCGGGACGACGACGAGGCCCTGACCCGCCGCTTCCTCTCCGAGGCGCGTGCCCAGGCCAAGGTGCGTCACGAACGCGTGTGCCAGGTGTACGAGGTCGGTCACGTCGACGGGAAGGTCTTCATCGCCATGCAGTACATCGACGGTCAGCCGCTGAGCGCCCTGGTGGGCTCGCTCACCGTCGAGCAGAAGGCCCTGGTGATGCGCGAGGCCGCCCTGGGGGTGCACGAGGCCCACCGCGTGGGGCTCATCCACCGGGACATCAAGCCCTCCAACATCATGGTCGAGCGCGCCGAGGACGGCCCGCCCCGGCCCTACGTGATGGACTTCGGCCTGGCGCGAGACTGGAACGAGTCCGTGACGGCCACCGGCGCGGTGCTGGGCACGCCCCACTACATGGCCCCGGAGCAGGCGCGCGGAGAGGTGAGCCGGCTCGACCGCCGCGCGGACGTCTACAGCCTGGGCGCCAGCCTCTACTTCCTCCTCACCGGGCAGGTCCCCATCCCGGGGGCCAACGGCCTGGAGGTGCTCAACAACATCCCCACCACGGAGCCGCGACCGCCGCGGCTGCTGGAGCCGGGCCTGCCGCCGGATCTGGAGGCCGTCACCCTCAAGTGCCTGGAGAAGGACCGCTCCGCCCGGTACGACTCGGCGCGCGCGCTCGCGGAGGACCTGGAGCGCTTCCTCTCCGGCGAGCCCGTGCTGGCGCGCACCGGCTACGGGTATGCCCTGCGCAAGCGGTTGCGCAAGCACCGGCTCCTGGCCTCCGTGAGCGCCGCCGCGCTGGTCGCCGTGTCGGTGGCCCTGGGCTGGGGCGCGCTGGAGCGCCGCGAGGCCGCCGAGCGCGAGCGGATTGCCCAGCGCTTCACCGAGCTGGTCGAGCACCTTGAGGCCATGGTGCGCTACTCCGCGCTCTCCCGTCTGCACGACACCCGCGAGGACCGCAAGGCCCTCCAGGCGCGCATGGCGGAGCTGGAGGCGGAGATTGCCCGCGCCGGGCCACGCGCCCTGGGCCCCGGGCACTACGCGCTGGGGCGCGGCCACCTGGCGCTAGGGGACGAACCGCGGGCCCGCGAGTTGCTCGAGTCCGCTTGGCGTCACGGCTTCCACGAGCCCCGGGCCGCGTACGCGCTCGCCCTCGTGACGGGGCGGCAGTACCAGCAGCAGCTGCTGGAGGCGCAGCGGATCCGCGATCCCCGGCTCCGCGAGGCCTCCACGCGCGACGCGGAGCGCCTGTACCGGGACCCGGCGCTCGCCTGGCTCAAGCAGAGCGAGGGCGCCCAGGTGCCGTCGGTGGAGTACGTGGCCGCGCTGGTTGCCTTCTACGAAGGCCGCTTCGACGAGGCCCTGGCCCTGCTGGAGGGGGCCCGGCTCCGGCTGCCGTGGTTCCATGAGCTGCCCATGCTGCGTGGGGACCTCCTGGAGGCCCGGGCCTTCAAGCGCTGGAACGGAGGGGACCCCGAGGGCGCGCGCACGGACTTCGAGGCCGGCCGGAAGGCCTACGCCGCTGCCGCCGCGGCGGCGGAGAGCGAGCCCGCCGTGTACCGGTCCCTGGCCCGGCTCGAGTCCGATGCGATGGTGATGGAGCTGTATGGGAAGGGGGACGTGATGCCCCCCTACCAGCGGGCCCTGGATGCGCTCTCGCGCTGTCTCACCGTGGTCCCGGAGGACGCCGCGTGCCTGGTGCGGATGACCCGCGTCCATCACCGGCTGGCCGAGCACCTGCTCACCCGGGGAGAGGACGGGACGGAGCCGCTCGCGAAGGCGATGGATACCGCGCAGCGCGCGAGGACGGTGGAGCCCACGCGTTCGGAGGCCACGCTCTACCTGGCGCGGAGCGTCTGGCTCCAGGCGCGCTACCGCATCGAGAAGGGCGAGGACCCCCGCGAGCTGCTCGCGAAGTCCGCCGCGTTGTTCGAGAGCATTCCCGCGGCGGACCGGGACCGGGGCTTCCACGGAGACTACGGCCTCGTCTTCAAGACCTGGGCGGACTACGAGGACCAGGTGGGGGCGGACTCCCAGGGCAGCCGCGACAAGGCCATCCGCGCCTACGAGGCGGCCATCGCGCTCGACGACCGCATCCCCGAGGATTGGATCAACCTGGGCAGCGCGCTCTTCACCCGCGCGTCCCTGCCGCACAACGCGGAGGCGGACGCGGATCTGGAGAAGGCCCTTCACGCGCTCGAGAAGGCCCGGGCCCTCAACCCCGAGCACATGGTGCCGTACTTCTACGCGGGCGAGGTCCACGCGCAGCGGGCCCGCCGGCGAAGGAATCGCGGTGAGGACCCACGCCCCGAGCTGGCGCTCGCCCTGGAGCAGTACCGGCGGGGGATCGCCATCAACCCGAGGATTCCCAACCTCCACAACGGGGTGGGCGGTGTGCTGATGCTCCGGGCCGATGATGCGTGGAACCGGGGCGCGGATCCGCTTCCCGTGCTGGACGAGGCGCGGGCCGCCTATGCGCAGGCCATGGCGGTCGCGCCGGGGCAGGGCTTCGCGTATGCGAACCTGGGCTCGATGCTCGTCCGACGCTGCACCTACATGCTCGCGCGAGGGGAGGATCCCCGCCCGAGCGGGCGCGAGGCGGAGCAGCCGCTGCGGCAGGGCCTGGAGCGGATGCCGGGGGCCGCCTGGCTGCGGGGATTGCTGGGCACGGTGTACGTCATCCAGGCCCGCTTCGAATTGGACCACGGGCGCGATCCCGGGGCCGAACTGACACGCGCCCTGAAGGAGCTGCGCGCCGCGCTGGAGAAGAATCCGCAAGACGCGGAGATGTGGCTCCAGCTGGGCAAGGCGAAAGCGATTGAAGTCCGCTGGAACGAGCAACGCGGGGCGCTGCGGGCCGGAGCACTGGAGGAGGTGGCGACGTCCTTCGAGAAGGCCATCACGCTCTCACCGGACGAGCCGGAGTACCGCCTGGAGGCCGGGCTCTTCTACCGCCACCAGGCGGAGCGGAAGCCGCGCGAGGGCGGGGAGGCCGGCCCGTGGCTCCAGCGAGGGCTGGAGCTGGCGGAGCAGGCCCTGAAGGCCCGTCCTGACTGGCCCGTGGCCCAGGCCCTGCGTGCCAGCTTGCGTCTGGAATGGGCAGACACCGCCAGTGCCGGGGAATCCGAACACTGGCGGCGTCTTGCATTGGAGGAGCTCGCCCAGGCGCTCCAGCGCAATCCGAACCTGGATTACGAATGGGGAGGCGTGCTCACCGCGGCGCGGCGTCCTGGCGTCGGCCCCTGA
- a CDS encoding DUF4476 domain-containing protein — protein MNRIVRAVLVSSLFASSASFAQDAEFNMQVDVDDADMPSARIKMKTTTNVNGEETTTVKVRGGGTRMDVQMTGGTMETESHTETTHTESRMGPSRAERREERRAEMPSSEPSFRDCGVGTDEGCTTRRDGQLPMDASTWRGFYQSLKSENNEIVRQEKAEKMLKRVYLTAAQFGMVLDLFKNEITRLEVAKVTAPHVVDPQHALGFSSKWRNSISGSEYTDIITE, from the coding sequence ATGAACCGCATCGTCCGTGCCGTGCTCGTCTCGTCCCTGTTCGCTTCCTCCGCCAGCTTCGCGCAGGACGCGGAGTTCAACATGCAGGTGGACGTCGATGACGCGGACATGCCCTCCGCCCGCATCAAGATGAAGACGACGACGAACGTGAATGGCGAGGAGACCACCACCGTGAAGGTGCGCGGCGGCGGCACCCGCATGGACGTCCAGATGACGGGGGGCACGATGGAGACGGAGAGCCATACGGAGACCACCCACACGGAGTCCCGGATGGGGCCCTCCCGGGCGGAGCGCCGCGAGGAGCGCCGGGCGGAGATGCCGTCCTCCGAGCCCTCGTTCCGTGACTGTGGCGTGGGGACGGACGAGGGCTGCACGACGCGGCGGGATGGACAGCTCCCGATGGATGCCAGCACCTGGCGCGGCTTCTACCAGTCGCTCAAGAGCGAGAACAACGAGATCGTCCGCCAGGAGAAGGCGGAGAAGATGCTCAAGCGGGTCTACCTGACCGCGGCGCAGTTCGGCATGGTGCTGGACCTCTTCAAGAATGAGATCACCCGCCTGGAGGTGGCGAAGGTCACCGCGCCCCACGTGGTGGATCCGCAGCACGCGCTGGGCTTCTCCTCCAAGTGGCGGAACTCCATCAGCGGCAGCGAGTACACCGACATCATCACCGAGTAG
- a CDS encoding endo alpha-1,4 polygalactosaminidase, with product MPLEAEDAREPEAQAQALTGTEAIDFASASTLTNTDASGKSGGMAVLKTNSSNCTVGAYADCYAQYIEFSPSYTGFLTFKLSSLTQAAPTPAQVTQLQVLTKYQGPGVATSYYQWQLYRFTTSSWVTLANSQGRGDWVWTPALTLNLPATEVAANFVSSTGDIRARIVKGAGTDAAQLDSLRLQVSWDIGTTCTAETDAAFCSRLGANCGQVSGTDNCGQARTVTSCGTCQSPDTCGGGGTANVCGQGSACTVAAFPRGTTWMWDLEHNAIPTNLNAQVYVVDLFNTSSAKIQEYKTAGKKVVCYFSAGTYEDWREDASQFPQDTYCTPGENCAQSVHILGDWCTSGGGCEWWLDHRKQAVRTVMTSRMQLARSKGCDAVEPDNVDGYSHDDEISCTDQACWGLTASHQLDYNRWLATTAHSLCLGIALKNDVDQVASLADSFDFAINEECQKYNECGAYKTWFTNKNKAVFNAEYRVDSGGDTTNWTNCTGTGTTCACGESGFVQGDLRTLVFSTASVRYDNVQFACW from the coding sequence ATGCCATTGGAGGCGGAGGACGCGCGGGAGCCGGAGGCCCAGGCGCAGGCCCTGACGGGCACGGAGGCCATCGACTTCGCTTCCGCGAGCACGCTGACGAACACGGATGCGTCCGGCAAGAGCGGCGGGATGGCCGTGCTCAAGACAAACAGCTCGAACTGCACGGTGGGCGCGTACGCCGACTGCTATGCGCAGTACATCGAGTTCAGCCCCAGCTACACGGGCTTCCTGACCTTCAAGCTCTCCAGCCTGACCCAGGCCGCGCCCACCCCCGCGCAAGTCACCCAGCTCCAGGTGCTGACGAAGTACCAGGGGCCCGGGGTGGCCACGTCCTACTACCAGTGGCAGCTCTACCGGTTCACGACCTCCAGCTGGGTCACGCTCGCCAACTCCCAGGGGCGCGGTGACTGGGTGTGGACCCCGGCCCTGACGCTCAACCTGCCCGCCACGGAGGTGGCCGCGAACTTCGTCTCGAGCACCGGTGACATCCGCGCGCGCATCGTCAAGGGCGCGGGCACGGACGCAGCTCAGCTCGACAGCCTCCGGCTCCAGGTGTCCTGGGACATCGGCACGACGTGCACGGCTGAAACCGACGCGGCCTTCTGCTCGCGGCTGGGCGCGAACTGCGGGCAGGTGAGCGGCACCGACAACTGCGGCCAGGCGCGCACGGTCACCAGCTGCGGCACCTGCCAGAGCCCGGACACCTGCGGCGGTGGCGGCACCGCGAACGTCTGTGGCCAGGGTTCGGCCTGCACGGTGGCGGCTTTCCCCAGGGGCACCACCTGGATGTGGGACCTGGAGCACAACGCCATCCCCACGAACCTCAACGCGCAGGTCTACGTCGTGGATCTCTTCAACACCTCCAGCGCGAAGATCCAGGAGTACAAGACCGCCGGGAAGAAGGTCGTCTGCTACTTCAGCGCCGGCACCTACGAGGACTGGCGCGAGGACGCGAGCCAGTTCCCGCAGGACACGTACTGCACGCCCGGGGAGAACTGCGCCCAGTCCGTCCACATCCTGGGGGACTGGTGCACGAGCGGCGGCGGCTGTGAGTGGTGGTTGGATCACCGCAAGCAGGCGGTGCGGACGGTGATGACGTCACGCATGCAGTTGGCGCGGAGCAAGGGCTGCGACGCGGTGGAGCCGGACAACGTCGACGGCTACTCGCACGACGATGAGATCAGCTGCACCGACCAGGCCTGCTGGGGCCTCACGGCGTCCCACCAGCTCGACTACAACCGGTGGCTCGCCACCACCGCCCACTCGCTGTGCCTGGGCATCGCGCTCAAGAACGACGTGGATCAGGTCGCCTCGCTCGCGGACTCCTTCGACTTCGCCATCAACGAGGAGTGCCAGAAGTACAACGAGTGCGGTGCGTACAAGACCTGGTTCACGAACAAGAACAAGGCGGTCTTCAACGCCGAGTACCGCGTGGACTCGGGCGGGGACACCACCAACTGGACGAACTGCACGGGGACGGGGACGACCTGTGCCTGCGGTGAGAGCGGCTTCGTCCAGGGAGACCTGCGCACCCTGGTCTTCAGCACCGCGTCGGTGCGGTATGACAACGTCCAGTTCGCCTGCTGGTAG